From one Streptomyces sp. N50 genomic stretch:
- a CDS encoding ester cyclase produces the protein MSSHQVHFVRDYLETVWNQGQTDLADKYLAADLIQHNPNLPDGRGPLVEFIEGFRKQLPEARFEIKRAAGSGDLVFVHTHFRATSSDRGSAVVEIFRLENDLIAEHWDVRDEIPETTVSGHDVV, from the coding sequence ATGAGCAGCCACCAGGTGCACTTCGTGCGCGACTACCTGGAGACCGTCTGGAACCAGGGGCAGACCGACCTGGCCGACAAGTACCTGGCCGCGGACCTCATCCAGCACAACCCGAACCTGCCCGACGGCCGGGGGCCGCTGGTGGAGTTCATCGAGGGCTTCCGCAAGCAGCTCCCCGAGGCACGGTTCGAGATCAAGCGCGCGGCGGGCTCCGGAGACCTGGTCTTCGTGCACACCCACTTCCGTGCCACCTCGTCGGACCGGGGCTCGGCCGTCGTGGAGATCTTCCGGCTCGAGAACGACCTGATCGCCGAGCACTGGGACGTCCGCGACGAGATCCCGGAGACCACGGTCAGCGGACACGACGTCGTCTGA
- a CDS encoding FAD-binding oxidoreductase, whose protein sequence is MTRQPPPDRRPSAGLTRRGLLGTATAVGIGATVAPGRAFAADATATDTTTPAVTVGASDARYLDLTSRGYNARFVAAPDSIRLVHTTAQVVSVVQEAVDAGKRIGVRGGGHCLDSLVDDPDVRILVDMSEMDAVRHDPARRAFLVEGGATLGHVYRTLYLEWGVSLPGGTCPTVGVGGHVTGGGYGAMCRQYGAVVDHLYAVEVVVVDASGTARAVVATREADDPHRDLWWAHTGGGGGTFGIVTRYWFRAPGATGTDPSTLLPRPPKTLLKSTVAIKWTDLTEAAFTALIANHGAWHARNSVAGSSYDSLHSVLILYNRIQGSLVLNTQIDGTRSDASALLDAYVAAVTGGIGVPYTDARSSWPWLKTTLKDPYDTGLYNRTKSKGAYLRQGWSAAQAKTLYGYLSDAAYDGHAGILLYSYGGKVNTVASTATALAQRDSVLKANFTTYWPDPTQDDRHVAWMRALYRDLYADTGGVPVPNDTNDGSYINYPDTDLTDPAWNTSGVPWQTLYFKGNLAKLRQVKATWDPGNVFHHKLSVTVS, encoded by the coding sequence GTGACACGACAGCCACCACCCGACCGGCGCCCGTCCGCCGGCCTCACCAGGCGCGGACTCCTCGGCACCGCGACAGCCGTAGGCATCGGCGCGACCGTCGCCCCCGGCCGCGCCTTCGCCGCCGACGCCACGGCCACGGACACCACCACCCCCGCCGTCACCGTCGGCGCCTCGGACGCCCGCTATCTCGACCTCACCTCCCGCGGCTACAACGCGAGATTCGTCGCCGCCCCCGACTCGATACGCCTCGTCCACACCACCGCGCAGGTGGTGTCCGTCGTCCAGGAGGCGGTCGACGCGGGCAAACGCATCGGCGTACGCGGCGGCGGGCACTGCCTCGACTCACTCGTCGACGACCCGGACGTACGGATACTCGTCGACATGTCGGAGATGGACGCGGTCCGCCACGACCCCGCCCGCCGCGCCTTCCTGGTGGAGGGCGGCGCGACTCTCGGCCACGTCTACCGCACCCTGTACCTGGAGTGGGGCGTGTCCCTGCCCGGCGGGACCTGCCCGACCGTGGGCGTCGGCGGCCATGTCACCGGCGGTGGCTACGGCGCGATGTGCCGCCAGTACGGCGCCGTCGTCGACCACCTCTACGCCGTCGAGGTCGTCGTGGTCGACGCCTCCGGCACCGCCCGTGCCGTCGTCGCCACCCGCGAGGCCGACGACCCGCACCGCGACCTGTGGTGGGCCCACACGGGCGGCGGCGGAGGCACCTTCGGCATCGTCACCCGCTACTGGTTCCGCGCCCCCGGCGCCACCGGCACCGACCCCTCAACTCTCCTGCCCAGACCGCCCAAGACCCTGCTGAAGTCGACGGTCGCCATCAAGTGGACCGACCTCACGGAGGCGGCCTTCACCGCGCTGATCGCGAACCACGGCGCCTGGCACGCCCGCAACAGCGTCGCTGGCTCCTCCTACGACAGCCTCCACAGCGTCCTCATCCTTTACAACCGGATCCAGGGCAGCCTCGTCCTCAACACCCAGATAGACGGCACCCGTTCGGATGCCTCGGCCCTCCTCGACGCCTACGTGGCCGCGGTCACTGGCGGTATCGGAGTCCCGTACACCGACGCCCGCTCCTCCTGGCCCTGGCTGAAGACCACCCTCAAGGACCCTTACGACACGGGTCTTTACAACCGCACGAAGTCCAAGGGCGCCTATCTGCGCCAGGGTTGGTCCGCCGCCCAGGCGAAGACGCTCTACGGCTACCTCTCCGACGCCGCCTACGACGGGCACGCCGGCATCCTGCTCTACTCCTACGGCGGCAAGGTCAACACCGTGGCGTCCACGGCGACCGCGCTGGCCCAGCGGGACTCGGTCCTCAAGGCCAACTTCACTACGTACTGGCCCGATCCGACGCAGGACGACCGGCACGTCGCCTGGATGCGCGCCCTGTACCGCGACCTGTACGCGGACACCGGAGGCGTACCGGTGCCGAACGACACCAACGACGGCTCGTACATCAACTACCCCGACACCGACCTCACCGACCCGGCCTGGAACACCTCCGGCGTGCCCTGGCAGACCCTGTACTTCAAGGGAAACCTCGCCAAGTTGCGCCAGGTGAAGGCCACTTGGGACCCGGGCAACGTGTTCCACCACAAGCTGTCCGTCACCGTGAGCTAG
- a CDS encoding MFS transporter produces MPSRTNALPALLSLSLGYFSLGTISLAVVGLNGPIGDDLHVEPASVGILVTVFALTFAVFAPSAPILLRRWNRKRVLLVGIGLLTVGAALGAVAPNYGFLTATRVLAAMGAAVFGPGASAAGALIVPAERRQRALATVFGGMTAAAVLGVPLASFLGGSLGWRPALLGVAVLSAVAFVTVFVFVPEIPAGEPPTVQAYRGALHTPATVATVSTTLLFMAAQFTVYGIAGAYLKDRFDASSGLISVTLLAFGVIGVAGNASAPRIAERLGGERTVGLAVIGLALGFALLLVAPHSTAGLVFFAFWAFFSQLYQAPQQARLVELVPLQPGLILALNAAALYLGMSLGSFIGSSLLPGVGAGPIPAAALGVLVLAALAHLLSVRQASAAKVAEQSATPVHIS; encoded by the coding sequence ATGCCGTCCCGCACCAACGCCTTACCGGCCTTGCTGTCACTCTCACTGGGCTACTTCAGCCTGGGGACGATCTCTTTGGCGGTCGTCGGCCTGAACGGTCCGATCGGGGACGATCTGCATGTCGAACCCGCCTCGGTGGGCATACTCGTCACCGTCTTCGCGCTCACCTTCGCGGTCTTCGCGCCCTCGGCCCCCATCCTGCTGCGCCGCTGGAACCGCAAGCGCGTCCTCCTCGTCGGCATCGGGCTGCTCACCGTGGGCGCCGCGCTCGGAGCCGTGGCGCCCAACTACGGCTTCCTGACGGCCACTCGGGTCCTCGCGGCGATGGGCGCCGCCGTCTTCGGACCCGGCGCCTCGGCGGCCGGTGCGCTCATCGTCCCCGCGGAGCGCCGGCAGCGGGCCCTCGCCACCGTCTTCGGCGGGATGACTGCGGCAGCCGTACTCGGTGTGCCGCTGGCCTCGTTCCTCGGCGGCAGCCTCGGCTGGCGTCCGGCGCTGCTCGGTGTGGCCGTACTCTCCGCGGTCGCCTTCGTGACGGTGTTCGTGTTCGTCCCCGAGATCCCGGCCGGCGAACCGCCCACCGTGCAGGCCTACCGGGGCGCGCTGCACACCCCCGCCACCGTGGCCACGGTCTCGACGACCCTGCTGTTCATGGCCGCCCAGTTCACCGTCTACGGCATCGCGGGCGCCTATCTGAAGGACCGCTTCGACGCGTCGTCCGGACTGATCTCGGTGACCCTGCTGGCCTTCGGCGTGATCGGCGTCGCGGGCAACGCGTCCGCCCCGCGGATCGCCGAACGGCTGGGCGGCGAACGGACGGTGGGCCTCGCCGTCATCGGACTCGCCCTGGGATTCGCCCTGTTGCTGGTCGCCCCGCACTCCACCGCCGGGCTCGTGTTCTTCGCGTTCTGGGCCTTCTTCAGCCAGCTCTACCAGGCCCCGCAGCAGGCCCGGCTGGTCGAACTGGTGCCGCTGCAACCGGGGTTGATCCTCGCTCTGAACGCCGCCGCGCTCTACCTCGGAATGAGCCTCGGCAGCTTCATCGGCAGCTCCCTGCTGCCGGGTGTGGGTGCGGGCCCGATCCCGGCGGCGGCCCTGGGTGTCCTCGTCCTCGCCGCGCTGGCCCATCTGCTGTCCGTCCGGCAGGCGTCGGCGGCCAAGGTCGCCGAGCAGTCCGCCACACCTGTACACATCAGTTAG
- a CDS encoding FGGY family carbohydrate kinase, protein MTGPVLAVDQGTSGTKALVICPERGVIGTGFVSVGTRRLPGGLVEADPEELYDSVIVAGRRALAEADEPVTALGLANQGETVLAWDPDTGMPLTDALVWQDRRAESVCAELAAHADELRQLTGLPLDPYFAAPKMAWIRRQLTRDGMVTTSDSWLVHRLTGTHVTDAATAGRTQLLDLDRAAWSPRALDLYGLSGERLPGVVDCAELIGTTTAFGAEIPLTGLVVDQQAALLAQRVTAPGGAKCTYGTGAFLLAHTGDTPRRGDSGLVSCVAWRLGGRTSYCLDGQVYTAASAVRWLADLGVISGAADLDRVGGAVPDSGGVTFVPALAGLAAPWWRGDVRGSLSGLGLDTTSGHLVRALCEGLAAQVVELAEAAATDLGTPLDVLRVDGGLTRSALLMQTQADLLQRPVEVSALPDATALGVGALAQIGAEPGLSLADALPDWKPAAVYEPRITPDHAAERLAAFRTEVTALLDRTPA, encoded by the coding sequence ATGACGGGTCCGGTACTCGCCGTCGACCAGGGAACATCCGGCACGAAGGCCCTGGTGATCTGTCCCGAACGCGGCGTGATCGGCACCGGGTTCGTCTCGGTGGGGACCCGCCGACTGCCGGGCGGCCTGGTCGAGGCCGACCCCGAGGAGTTGTACGACTCGGTCATCGTCGCCGGGCGCCGGGCGCTCGCCGAGGCCGACGAACCCGTGACGGCACTGGGCCTCGCCAACCAGGGCGAGACCGTCCTCGCCTGGGACCCCGACACCGGAATGCCGCTCACCGACGCGCTCGTCTGGCAGGACCGGCGGGCGGAGAGCGTCTGCGCCGAACTCGCCGCGCACGCCGACGAGTTGCGCCAGCTGACCGGCCTCCCCCTCGACCCGTACTTCGCCGCGCCCAAGATGGCCTGGATCCGCCGCCAGCTCACCCGTGACGGGATGGTCACCACCAGCGACTCCTGGCTCGTCCACCGCCTCACCGGCACCCACGTCACCGACGCGGCGACCGCGGGCCGCACCCAGCTCCTCGACCTCGACAGGGCCGCCTGGTCACCCCGCGCCCTCGACCTCTACGGCCTGTCCGGAGAACGGCTCCCGGGTGTCGTCGACTGCGCCGAACTCATCGGTACGACAACGGCGTTCGGCGCGGAGATCCCGCTCACCGGTCTCGTCGTGGACCAGCAGGCGGCCCTCCTTGCCCAGCGCGTCACCGCACCCGGCGGCGCCAAGTGCACCTACGGCACAGGGGCGTTCCTCCTCGCGCACACCGGCGACACACCCCGGCGCGGCGACTCGGGCCTGGTGAGCTGCGTGGCGTGGCGGCTCGGCGGGCGGACCAGTTACTGCCTCGACGGTCAGGTCTACACGGCCGCGTCAGCCGTACGGTGGCTCGCCGACCTCGGCGTCATCAGCGGCGCCGCCGACCTGGACCGGGTGGGCGGCGCGGTACCCGACAGCGGGGGCGTCACCTTCGTACCGGCCCTCGCCGGCCTGGCCGCCCCCTGGTGGCGCGGCGACGTGCGCGGCTCCCTCAGCGGTCTCGGCCTCGACACCACCTCCGGACACCTGGTCCGCGCCCTGTGCGAGGGCCTCGCCGCCCAGGTCGTCGAACTCGCCGAGGCCGCCGCGACCGACCTCGGCACACCCCTGGACGTCCTGCGTGTGGACGGCGGCCTGACCCGCTCGGCGCTGCTCATGCAGACGCAGGCCGATCTCCTCCAACGCCCCGTCGAGGTATCGGCGCTGCCCGACGCGACCGCCCTCGGCGTGGGCGCACTGGCCCAAATCGGCGCGGAGCCGGGGCTGTCGCTCGCCGACGCCCTGCCCGACTGGAAACCCGCCGCCGTCTACGAACCGCGCATCACCCCCGACCACGCGGCCGAACGCCTCGCCGCCTTCCGCACCGAAGTGACGGCACTGCTCGACCGGACCCCTGCATGA
- a CDS encoding amino acid permease: MSTLNSAGDPQHDEEQRLRELGYRPVLARRMGGFGNFAISFSVISILSGCMTLYGFGMGAGGPAVMLWGWAGVGLFVLCVGLALAEVTSAYPTSGALYYMADRLGGRRWGWYTGWLNLLGLLGAIAGIDYGAALFTGAFASIRWGFEPTPGKTMLIFLGILLLHALLNLFGVRLVSVLNSISVWWHLAGVAVIVGALAIVPDHHRSASFVFTKFVNDTGWSNPVYVAAIGLLLAQYTFSGYDASAHLSEETSNASVSAARGIVRSIWVSWIAGFALLAGLTFAIQDYAGTRNSGTGVPPAQILLDGLGTDGASALLLVVIVAQLFCGNAEVAAASRMVFAFSRDKALPGSALWRKVSSRTQTPVAAVWLAVVAAGVLALPSLYSTTAYGAVTAINVIGITPAYAIPVFLRLRAGDRFQPGPWSLGRWSKPVGWVAVIWVACVTVLFCLPQSSPVTVDSMNYASIALAVVLILASVWWYVARRSYGTPTTAAYGSDRDQAELAEGIV; the protein is encoded by the coding sequence ATGTCGACCCTCAATTCCGCAGGCGATCCGCAGCACGACGAGGAACAGCGCCTGCGCGAACTCGGCTACCGGCCGGTGCTCGCCCGCCGTATGGGCGGTTTCGGCAACTTCGCGATCAGCTTCTCGGTGATCTCGATCCTGTCCGGCTGCATGACCCTGTACGGCTTCGGCATGGGCGCGGGCGGCCCCGCCGTGATGCTGTGGGGCTGGGCGGGCGTAGGCCTGTTCGTGCTCTGCGTGGGCCTCGCGCTGGCCGAGGTCACCAGCGCGTATCCGACCTCGGGCGCCCTGTACTACATGGCCGACCGGCTCGGCGGCCGCCGCTGGGGCTGGTACACGGGCTGGCTGAATCTGCTCGGTCTGCTGGGTGCGATCGCCGGGATCGACTACGGCGCGGCCCTGTTCACCGGCGCATTCGCCAGCATCCGGTGGGGCTTCGAGCCGACGCCCGGAAAGACCATGCTGATCTTCCTCGGCATCCTGCTGCTGCACGCGTTACTCAACCTGTTCGGCGTCCGGCTGGTCAGCGTCCTCAACTCGATCAGCGTCTGGTGGCACCTGGCGGGAGTCGCGGTCATCGTCGGCGCGCTGGCGATCGTCCCGGACCACCACCGGTCGGCGTCCTTCGTGTTCACGAAGTTCGTCAACGACACCGGCTGGTCAAACCCCGTGTACGTGGCGGCGATTGGCCTCCTCCTCGCTCAGTACACCTTCTCCGGCTACGACGCCTCGGCGCACCTGTCCGAGGAGACGTCGAACGCGTCGGTGTCGGCGGCACGCGGCATCGTCCGCTCCATCTGGGTCTCGTGGATAGCGGGTTTCGCCCTGCTCGCGGGCCTCACCTTCGCGATCCAGGACTACGCGGGCACGCGGAACAGCGGCACCGGGGTACCGCCCGCGCAGATCCTCCTCGACGGCCTGGGCACGGACGGCGCGAGCGCCCTGCTCCTCGTGGTGATCGTGGCGCAGCTGTTCTGCGGCAACGCCGAGGTCGCCGCTGCCAGCCGCATGGTCTTCGCGTTCAGCCGGGACAAGGCGCTCCCCGGCTCGGCGCTGTGGCGCAAGGTCAGCAGCCGCACACAGACCCCGGTGGCCGCCGTATGGCTGGCGGTGGTGGCCGCCGGAGTGCTCGCGCTGCCGTCCCTGTACTCGACGACGGCGTACGGCGCGGTCACCGCGATCAACGTCATCGGCATCACCCCCGCGTACGCCATCCCCGTGTTCCTGCGCCTGCGCGCGGGGGACCGTTTTCAGCCGGGCCCGTGGAGCCTGGGCCGCTGGAGCAAGCCGGTCGGCTGGGTCGCGGTGATCTGGGTGGCGTGCGTCACCGTGCTGTTCTGCCTGCCGCAGTCCTCGCCGGTGACGGTCGACTCGATGAACTACGCGTCCATCGCCCTCGCCGTCGTCCTGATCCTGGCCAGTGTGTGGTGGTACGTCGCCCGCCGTTCCTACGGCACCCCGACCACGGCGGCCTACGGTTCCGACCGCGACCAGGCCGAGCTCGCCGAGGGAATCGTCTGA
- a CDS encoding SDR family NAD(P)-dependent oxidoreductase, translated as MRPVPDQTILLTGATDGMGRELARELAAQGASLILHGRNAAKGQDLLAELRASTGNDRLSYELADFSSLEDIRKLADRVLSTHDRLDALVNNAGIGVELARQESQDGLELTFQVDYLAAYMLSCRLAPLLVRSAPARIVNVSSAGQAPINFRDVMLERNWDGVQAYCQAKLAQISLTFDLAERLRGTGVTANALHPASYMPTKMVVNLFTPQSTVEEGVRSTLRMITDPSLDDVTGAYFNRTQRSRAGAQAYDERDRARLRALSESLTGVSFPADLSG; from the coding sequence ATGAGGCCCGTCCCCGACCAGACCATCCTCCTCACCGGCGCCACCGACGGCATGGGCCGTGAGCTGGCCCGTGAACTCGCCGCGCAGGGGGCGTCGTTGATCCTGCACGGCCGCAACGCGGCCAAGGGCCAGGATCTGCTGGCCGAACTGCGCGCGTCCACCGGCAACGACAGGCTCAGCTACGAGCTGGCCGACTTCTCCTCGCTGGAGGACATCCGCAAGCTCGCCGACCGCGTCCTCTCCACCCACGACCGGCTCGACGCGCTGGTGAACAACGCCGGCATCGGGGTCGAGCTGGCCCGCCAGGAGAGCCAGGACGGCCTGGAACTCACCTTCCAGGTCGACTACTTGGCGGCCTACATGCTCAGCTGCCGGCTCGCGCCGCTGCTGGTGCGCTCGGCCCCGGCCCGCATCGTCAACGTCAGTTCCGCGGGCCAGGCGCCGATCAACTTCCGTGACGTGATGCTGGAGCGGAACTGGGACGGGGTGCAGGCCTACTGCCAGGCCAAGCTCGCCCAGATCAGCCTGACCTTCGACCTGGCCGAGCGGCTGCGCGGCACCGGGGTGACGGCCAACGCCCTGCACCCGGCGTCGTACATGCCGACGAAGATGGTGGTGAACCTGTTCACCCCGCAGTCCACGGTCGAGGAGGGCGTGCGCAGCACCCTGCGCATGATCACCGACCCGTCCCTCGACGACGTCACGGGCGCCTACTTCAACCGCACCCAGCGCTCCCGCGCGGGCGCCCAGGCCTACGACGAGCGCGACCGGGCCCGGCTGCGCGCGCTGAGCGAGTCGCTGACCGGGGTGAGCTTCCCGGCCGACCTGAGCGGCTGA
- a CDS encoding mechanosensitive ion channel family protein, translating to MNRTPTLDDFMLAGIALASGLLAAFLLRILLRWLGKHADRTRWSGDDVMVDALRSVLPWSAVIGSAAVAGAVLPLTHTVQHQVNQTLQVLIILAVTVSAARVIAGLVRAVTNSRSGVAGSATIFVNITRILVLAIGFLVMLQTLGISIAPMLTALGVGGLAVALALQDTLANLFAGIHILASKTVQPGDYIKLSSGEEGYVEDINWRQTTVRALSNNLVVIPNGQLAKTNMTNFMRPEQELTILVQVGVGYDSDLEHVEEVTMEVIAEVMTGITGALPEHEPAIRFHTFGDSRIGFTVILGVGEFSDQFRIKHEFIKRLHKRYQQEGIRIPAPTRTVALQQGEVPQGSVPQEAIPQGAVAIPQQRVPENEPGEVPSTRLD from the coding sequence GTGAACCGCACGCCCACCCTGGACGACTTCATGCTCGCCGGAATAGCGCTGGCCTCGGGCCTGTTGGCGGCGTTCCTGCTGCGGATACTGCTGCGCTGGCTCGGCAAGCACGCCGACCGCACCCGCTGGAGCGGCGACGACGTGATGGTCGACGCGCTGCGCAGCGTCCTGCCGTGGTCGGCGGTCATCGGCAGCGCGGCGGTCGCCGGGGCGGTGCTGCCGCTGACGCACACGGTCCAGCACCAGGTCAACCAGACCCTTCAGGTGCTGATCATCCTGGCCGTGACGGTGTCGGCGGCCCGGGTGATAGCGGGACTGGTCCGGGCGGTCACCAACTCCCGCTCCGGGGTGGCCGGTTCGGCCACGATCTTCGTCAACATCACCCGGATACTGGTGCTGGCCATCGGCTTCCTGGTAATGCTCCAGACGCTGGGCATCTCGATAGCGCCCATGCTGACCGCCCTGGGCGTCGGCGGTCTCGCCGTGGCGCTGGCTCTTCAGGACACCCTCGCCAACCTGTTCGCGGGCATCCACATCCTCGCCTCGAAGACCGTGCAGCCCGGCGACTACATCAAGCTGAGCAGCGGCGAGGAGGGCTACGTCGAGGACATCAACTGGCGCCAGACGACGGTACGGGCGCTCTCCAACAACCTCGTCGTGATACCGAACGGCCAGCTCGCCAAGACGAACATGACCAACTTCATGCGTCCCGAGCAGGAGTTGACGATCCTGGTCCAGGTGGGCGTCGGCTACGACAGCGACCTGGAGCATGTCGAGGAGGTGACCATGGAGGTCATCGCCGAGGTCATGACCGGCATCACCGGCGCGCTCCCCGAACACGAACCGGCCATCCGCTTCCACACGTTCGGCGACTCCCGGATCGGCTTCACGGTGATCCTGGGTGTCGGGGAGTTCAGCGACCAGTTCCGCATCAAGCACGAGTTCATCAAGCGCCTGCACAAGCGGTACCAGCAGGAGGGCATCCGGATTCCGGCGCCCACGCGCACGGTGGCGCTCCAACAGGGTGAGGTCCCTCAGGGGTCGGTCCCGCAGGAGGCGATCCCGCAAGGAGCGGTCGCCATACCGCAGCAGCGCGTCCCGGAGAACGAGCCGGGCGAAGTCCCCTCCACCCGGCTCGACTGA
- a CDS encoding low temperature requirement protein A: MTDATATTTVPAVQVRDRATWAELFFDLVLAFGVGQVAHLLAGHATWPVLGQCLLVLVPLWWAWVDVVMAMNAVHETSLQRVFLMLTALAVYGMAVAAPQALNNREQALLYAGSYLALRLLIGEAIRRECALYTIHPYRAGLAFALVLFGAATLPAPWREVCWAVAVVAELAAPVLLSGHLRRLAFGVNHLPERFGLFIIIALGENIFSVGAGVAKGPLDPVSLTALVLAFLIGCALWWLYFHLVASAVAHALRTHPTPAIVVRDVLSYGHLVLVAGLLLVSVGAVRTVHDPLRVPHSGAAGLLPVGAALILLTFCYTRRRMFGAASATRFYCGLVLLAAAAVAPLVPALAVLALTAALLLLVNAVEHWLISSGRSVPLVLRARAFGTT, from the coding sequence ATGACCGACGCAACCGCGACAACGACCGTCCCGGCCGTTCAGGTGCGTGACCGGGCCACCTGGGCGGAGCTCTTCTTCGATCTGGTCCTCGCGTTCGGCGTGGGCCAGGTCGCGCACCTGCTCGCCGGGCACGCCACCTGGCCCGTGCTGGGACAGTGTCTGCTCGTGCTCGTCCCGCTGTGGTGGGCCTGGGTGGACGTCGTCATGGCGATGAACGCCGTGCACGAGACCAGTCTCCAGCGGGTGTTCCTGATGCTGACCGCACTCGCCGTCTACGGCATGGCGGTTGCCGCGCCGCAGGCCCTGAACAACCGGGAACAGGCCCTGCTGTACGCGGGCAGCTACCTCGCCCTCCGCCTGCTCATCGGCGAGGCCATCCGCAGGGAGTGCGCGCTCTACACCATCCACCCCTACCGGGCCGGACTCGCCTTCGCCCTGGTGTTGTTCGGCGCCGCCACCCTCCCCGCCCCCTGGCGCGAGGTGTGCTGGGCGGTCGCCGTGGTCGCCGAGCTGGCGGCGCCCGTCCTGCTCAGCGGCCATCTGCGGCGGCTGGCCTTCGGGGTCAACCATCTCCCGGAAAGGTTCGGCCTGTTCATCATCATCGCGCTCGGCGAGAACATCTTCTCCGTGGGCGCCGGAGTCGCCAAGGGACCTCTCGACCCGGTCAGTCTGACCGCGCTCGTCCTCGCCTTCCTCATCGGGTGCGCCCTGTGGTGGCTCTACTTCCACCTCGTCGCCTCGGCCGTCGCCCACGCCCTGCGCACCCACCCCACCCCCGCGATCGTCGTACGGGACGTCCTCAGCTACGGCCATCTCGTCCTGGTCGCCGGGCTGTTGCTGGTCTCCGTCGGCGCCGTACGGACCGTGCACGACCCGCTGCGCGTCCCGCACTCCGGTGCCGCCGGACTGCTGCCCGTCGGCGCCGCCCTGATCCTGCTCACGTTCTGTTACACGCGCCGCCGGATGTTCGGCGCCGCGTCCGCCACCCGTTTCTACTGCGGCCTCGTGCTGCTGGCCGCCGCCGCTGTGGCACCGCTGGTACCGGCCCTCGCTGTGCTGGCCCTCACCGCTGCGCTGCTCCTGCTGGTCAACGCCGTGGAGCACTGGCTGATCAGCTCCGGCCGGAGCGTGCCGCTGGTGCTGCGCGCACGCGCTTTCGGCACGACCTGA
- a CDS encoding NAD(P)/FAD-dependent oxidoreductase, with protein sequence MTRPEREVDVLVVGAGPAGLAAAARLAVAGVARVEVLDREQQAGGVPRHCHHGGFGTWTRPLTGPAYARLILGAAVRAGAVVRTGVTALDWAGPLSLNTVGPQGPETIRAAAVVLATGARERPRAARLVPGTRPNGVYTTGELQQAVHVYGQRIGTRAVIVGAEDVSYSAADTARAAGAQVVAMVTELDRSQATIARTHNARLRHRIPLLTDTTVTELLGHGRLSGVRVRHRDGRTAQLACDTVVFTGDFVPDHELARRGRLHLDPGGRGPAVDGGLRTSRPGVFAAGSLLHPVEDAATATREGVRVAAAVLESLAGAERPCTAVPLLVEPPLRWIAPNRIAPGDGHPYVLRTSALLKRPVLQVVQDGRVLHRERQRTAVPNRTLTLASGWTRLVDVNGGPVRVVVLGGR encoded by the coding sequence ATGACCCGCCCGGAACGCGAAGTGGACGTCCTGGTGGTCGGCGCCGGACCCGCGGGACTCGCCGCCGCCGCGCGCCTCGCCGTCGCCGGAGTCGCCCGCGTCGAAGTCCTGGACCGGGAGCAGCAGGCCGGGGGAGTGCCCCGGCACTGCCACCACGGCGGCTTCGGCACCTGGACGCGCCCGCTCACCGGGCCCGCGTACGCCCGCTTGATCCTGGGCGCCGCCGTGCGTGCCGGAGCCGTCGTCCGCACCGGGGTCACGGCCCTCGACTGGGCGGGGCCGCTGTCCCTGAACACCGTTGGCCCGCAAGGGCCGGAGACCATCCGCGCGGCAGCCGTCGTCCTCGCCACCGGTGCCCGCGAACGGCCGCGCGCGGCCCGGCTGGTGCCGGGGACCCGCCCCAACGGGGTGTACACCACAGGGGAGTTGCAGCAGGCGGTGCATGTGTACGGGCAGCGGATCGGTACCCGGGCCGTCATCGTCGGTGCCGAGGACGTGTCCTACTCCGCCGCCGACACCGCCCGCGCCGCCGGAGCCCAGGTCGTCGCCATGGTCACCGAGTTGGACCGTTCCCAGGCGACCATCGCCCGCACCCACAACGCCCGCCTCCGCCACCGCATCCCCCTCCTCACCGACACCACGGTCACCGAACTCCTCGGCCACGGGCGGCTGTCCGGCGTCCGCGTCCGGCACCGGGACGGTCGTACGGCTCAACTCGCCTGCGACACCGTCGTGTTCACCGGTGACTTCGTGCCCGACCATGAGCTGGCCCGGCGGGGGCGTCTGCACCTGGACCCCGGCGGCCGGGGCCCCGCTGTCGACGGGGGCCTGCGCACCTCCCGGCCCGGTGTGTTCGCCGCCGGGAGCCTCCTGCACCCCGTCGAGGACGCGGCCACCGCCACCCGCGAGGGGGTACGGGTCGCCGCCGCCGTTCTGGAGAGCCTCGCCGGTGCCGAACGGCCCTGCACCGCCGTGCCGTTGCTCGTCGAGCCGCCTCTGCGCTGGATCGCCCCGAACCGTATCGCCCCGGGTGACGGGCATCCGTATGTCCTGCGCACCTCGGCCCTGTTGAAGCGGCCGGTGCTGCAAGTCGTCCAGGACGGGCGGGTGTTGCATCGGGAGCGGCAGCGGACGGCCGTACCGAATCGCACGCTGACCCTGGCGTCGGGGTGGACGCGGCTCGTCGACGTGAACGGCGGGCCGGTGCGGGTGGTGGTGCTCGGCGGGCGCTGA